Proteins encoded by one window of Lates calcarifer isolate ASB-BC8 linkage group LG5, TLL_Latcal_v3, whole genome shotgun sequence:
- the abcc10 gene encoding LOW QUALITY PROTEIN: ATP-binding cassette sub-family C member 10 (The sequence of the model RefSeq protein was modified relative to this genomic sequence to represent the inferred CDS: deleted 1 base in 1 codon) — protein MSDFGPGELVAGLCHTDEENPFPLWQNGHVSLCFNQLVLGALPHAGMAVFSACYLSMARCSLLQTSPPCGWTLRLVSALLAALLFTADVVLVSVLQQGDMYLDLLTDSCAVLAWLVHFTAMTVLQKSAFRRTRGPPLLLLLVLLSVPNLVITLMIYCETEGYLNLTEPLKLARFVLASARTLPLLVYLLAFTFPCISDPDYTLYINAVDGSPLIPQSTQPDTGEMVAEDGSGCFSRLFYLWLTPLLRRGQRGQLDRPADVYHLPRKLRTSVVCRYFHQCWEACRRGTAVSNGRDQWPRPVSRNLLNGTWSSHYLEEPLELEGDVGLLRVLHKAFGLRFYLLGVLKVVVNMLSFTGPLLLSSLVNFIEEEGAPVSRGAWCALGLFATTLLTSVLRNIYVFQVSKVALSARAALVSSIYGKALRVSGSSLAGFTLGEVVNLMSTDTDRVVNFFNSFHELWSLPFRFSITLYLLYLQVGVAFLGGLVVALLLVPLNKFLASRILSNNKDMLRHKDSRVKLMTEILFGIRVIKFYNWESHFTQKVSDCRQRELSHLKAIKYLDAMCVYTWAALPVVISILTFVTYVMLGHQLTAAKVFTTLALVGMLIIPLNAFPWVLNGILEAKVSLDRIQRFFKLTNQDLQAYYALVSPEDSHTSLLLNQGTFSWQRPGSPDQNEGGESETAAAKGSLLLHGLSLHITKGSLVVVVGKVGCGKSSLLAALTGELNRLSGVVYVADREVGFGLASQEPWIQHASVRDNILFGKDYDPTFYQAVIEACALSDDLNVLPNGDRTEVGENGVTLSGGQKARLALARAVYMDKDIYLLDDPLAAVDTDVAEHLMKKCIMELLRGKTRILCTHRIEFVDKADMVVLMDNGTIIKTGTPAEILPLVEAVPKKRKNDCNTKEKDGAEQDEDEPGSSPDLCVDDDPDLSGAEQKQVGGLAWRVYQTYWVAVGGVLASSILMSLLLMQASKNVSDWWLSHWISELKNNGSTRSNDSVTAAFSSSHLLLFSPGGLMCPLPSVQTFPLSNMSSDVKFYLMVYGSIAAANTVFTALRAFLFAYGAICAATAIHNRLLDRVLKATVTFFDTTPLGRILNRFSSDVYSVDDSLPFILNILLANVFGLLGMLVVMSYGLPWVLLPLLPLALLYHRTQRFYRHTSRELKRLCSLTLSPVYSHFSETLTGLGTIRASGSSARFEEESAKRLEQNQRCLFLSNAAMQWLDIRLQLIGVAVVTGLGVIAVVQHQFRSVDPGLVGLSLSYALSITTLLSGLIFSFTQTEMQLVSVERTEEYATGLPTEPQQQSAQLPPAWPEQGGLEFRGVVLAYRDGLPNALDGVSLVVRPGEKVGIVGRTGSGKSTLFLALFRMVELKQGQILLDGLDISSVGLGQLRSRLAIIPQDPFLFSGTIRENLDPCGRHQDWQLLDVLDQCHLSAVVDRMGGLDAEVGERGKSFSVGQRQLLCLARALLTQAKVLCIDEATASVDQKTDQLLQQTIREKFQDKTVLTIAHRINTIMDCDRVLVMQGGKVVEFDTPAALCQSDHSIFQRLVGGRGE, from the exons ATGAGTGACTTTGGACCAGGAGAGCTGGTCGCAGGCCTCTGTCATACAGACGAGGAGAATCCTTTCCCTCTGTGGCAGAATGGACACGTCAGCCTCTGTTTTAACCAGCTCGTCCTCGGAGCCCTGCCTCACGCTGGGATGGCGGTTTTCAGTGCCTGCTACCTCAGCATGGCAAG GTGCAGCCTCCTGCAGACGTCTCCTCCCTGTGGTTGGACGCTCCGGCTGGTGTCAGCTCTGCTGGCTGCGCTGCTCTTCACCGCAGACGTCGTCCTGGTGAGCGTCCTCCAGCAGGGGGACATGTACCTGGATCTTCTAACCGACAGCTGTGCCGTCCTGGCCTGGCTGGTCCACTTCACTGCCATGACGGTGCTCCAGAAATCTGCTTTCAGGAGAACCAGGGGAcctccactgctgctcctgctggtcCTCCTGTCAGTCCCCAACCTTGTCATCACCTTGATGATTTACTGTGAAACTGAAGGATATTTAAACCTCACAGAGCCTCTCAAACTGGCGCGGTTTGTCCTCGCCTCAGCCCGGACGCTGCCTCTTCTGGTTTACCTCCTTGCATTTACATTTCCCTGCATCAGTGATCCTGACTACACCTTATATATTAACGCCGTGGACGGGTCCCCGCTCATCCCACAGAGCACCCAGCCAGACACAGGTGAGATGGTGGCCGAGGACGGGAGTGGCTGCTTCTCTCGACTCTTCTACCTGTGGCTGACTCCTCTCCTCAGACGAGGGCAGCGGGGGCAGCTGGACAGACCGGCTGATGTTTATCATCTTCCTCGGAAACTTCGGACTAGTGTGGTTTGTCGATACTTCCACCAGTGCTGGGAAGCCTGCAGACGAGGGACAGCGGTCAGTAACGGGCGGGATCAGTGGCCCAGGCCGGTCAGCAGAAACCTCCTGAACGGCACCTGGAGCTCACACTACCTGGAGGAACCACTGGAGCTGGAGGGTGATGTAGGGCTGCTGAGGGTGCTGCACAAGGCGTTTGGGTTGCGGTTCTACCTGCTGGGCGTGCTGAAGGTGGTGGTCAACATGCTGAGCTTTACGGGTCCGCTGCTCCTCAGCAGTCTGGTGAACTTTATAGAAGAAGAAGGGGCCCCTGTCAGCAGAGGTGCCTGGTGCGCTCTGGGGCTTTTCGCCACCACCCTTCTTACCTCTGTCCTCCGTAACATCTACGTCTTCCAGGTCTCCAAGGTGGCGCTGTCAGCACGCGCCGCCCTCGTGTCGTCCATCTACGGCAAAGCCCTGCGGGTCAGCGGCAGCAGCCTGGCCGGCTTCACCCTGGGAGAGGTGGTGAACTTAATGAGCACGGACACCGACCGCGTGGTCAACTTCTTCAACAGTTTCCACGAGCTGTGGAGCCTGCCCTTCAGGTTTTCCATCACCCTCTACCTGCTGTACCTGCAGGTGGGCGTGGCCTTCCTCGGAGGGCTGGTCGTGGCGCTGCTGCTGGTGCCACTCAACAAGTTCCTCGCTTCCCGTATCCTTAGCAACAACAAAGACATGCTGCGGCACAAAGACAGCCGCGTGAAG CTCATGACCGAGATCCTCTTCGGCATTCGCGTCATCAAGTTCTACAACTGGGAGTCTCACTTCACCCAGAAGGTCTCTGACTGCCGCCAGCGAGAGCTGTCCCACCTCAAGGCCATCAAATACCTGGACGCCATGTGCGTGTACACCTGGGCGGCGCTGCCTGTGGTCATCTCCATCCTCACCTTCGTGACGTACGTGATGCTGGGACACCAGCTGACTGCAGCCAAG GTGTTCACCACGCTGGCTCTGGTGGGAATGTTGATCATCCCGCTCAACGCTTTCCCCTGGGTCCTCAACGGCATCCTGGAGGCCAAAGTGTCTCTGGACCGGATCCAGCGCTTCTTCAAACTCACCAACCAGGATCTGCAGGCGTACTACGCTCTGG TGTCTCCTGAAGACAGTCACACCTCGCTCCTGTTGAACCAGGGGACGTTTTCCTGGCAGAGACCCGGCAGTCCCGACCAGAACgagggaggagaaagtgaaactgcagcagctaaagGGAGTCTGCTGCTGCACGGTCTCAGTCTACACATAACTAAG GGCTCTCTGGTGGTCGTGGTCGGGAAGGTCGGCTGTGGGAAGAGTTCCTTACtggctgctctgactggagaactcAACAG GCTGAGTGGAGTGGTTTACGTCGCGGACAGAGAGGTCGGCTTCGGCCTGGCCTCTCAGGAGCCGTGGATCCAGCATGCATCAGTACGAGACAACATCCTGTTTGGCAAAGACTACGATCCCACCTTCTACCAGGCCGTGATCGAGGCCTGTGCTCTCTCAGACGACCTCAAC GTTTTGCCAAATGGTGACAGGACAGAAGTGGGAGAGAACGGCGTTACTCTGAGTGGAGGACAGAAGGCTCGGCTGGCCCTCGCCAGAGCTGTTTACATG GACAAAGACATCTACCTCCTCGATGATCCGCTGGCAGCGGTCGATACAGACGTGGCTGAACACCTCATGAAGAAATGCATCATGGAACTCCTCAGGGGAAAGACCAGAATCCTTTGCACACACCGTATCGAGTTTGTGGATAAAGCTGACATGGTGGTCCTCATGGACAATGGAACAATAATCAAAACAG GTACACCAGCAGAAATCCTTCCTCTGGTGGAGGCAGTGCCGAAAAAACGAAAGAATGATTGCAACACAAAAGAGAAAG ATGGTGCGGAGCAGGACGAGGATGAGCCAGGCTCCTCTCCTGATCTGTGTGTGGATGACGATCCTGACCTGTCGGGGGCGGAGCAGAAGCAGGTGGGCGGGCTGGCGTGGAGAGTTTACCAGACCTACTGGGTCGCTGTGGGCGGCGTGCTGGCCTCCTCCATCTTGATGTCTCTGCTCCTCATGCAAG CCTCTAAGAACGTCTCCGACTGGTGGCTTTCCCACTGGATCTCTGAGCTGAAGAACAACGGATCCACCAGGTCGAATGACTCTGTTACAGCTGCATTCAGCTCTTCTCACCTGCTGCTCTTCTCACCTGGAGGATTAAT GTGTCCTCTGCCTTCTGTGCAAACCTTCCCTCTGAGCAACATGAGCTCTGATGTCAAGTTTTACCTGATGGTGTACGGCTCCATCGCCGCGGCCAACACCGTCTTCACCGCGCTGCGAGCCTTCCTCTTCGCCTACGGAGCCATCTGCGCCGCCACAGCCATCCACAACAGACTTCTGGATCGGGTCCTTAAG GCCACGGTGACCTTCTTCGACACCACCCCTCTGGGTCGCATACTGAACCGTTTCTCCTCAGACGTGTACAGCGTGGACGACAGCCTGCCGTTCATCCTGAACATCCTGCTGGCCAACGTCTTCGGCCTGCTGGGGATGCTGGTGGTGATGAGCTACGGCCTCCCCTGGGTCCTGCTGCCCCTGCTGCCCCTGGCTCTGCTTTACCACCGCACGCAGCGCTTCTACCGACACACCTCCCGGGAGCTGAAGCGCCTGTGCAGCCTCACCCTGTCGCCCGTCTACTCGCACTTCTCCGAGACGCTGACCGGGCTGGGAACCATCCGGGCCAGCGGCAGCTCTGCCAG GTTTGAGGAGGAGAGTGCTAAACGTCTGGAGCAGAACCAGCGCTGCCTGTTCCTTAGCAACGCCGCCATGCAGTGGCTGGACATCCGCCTGCAGCTGATTGGCGTCGCTGTGGTGACGGGCCTCGGCGTGATCGCTGTGGTCCAGCACCAGTTTCGTTCTGTTGATCCAg GTCTGGTGGGTCTGTCCCTGTCCTACGCTCTGTCCATCACAACCCTGCTGTCTGGACTCATATTCAGCTTCACCCAGACGGAGATGCAGCTTGTGAGCGTGGAGCGGACCGAGGAGTACGCCACCGGCCTGCCCACCGAGCCTCAGCAGCAGAGCGCACAG CTGCCCCCCGCGTGGCCCGAGCAGGGC GGTTTGGAGTTTCGCGGCGTGGTTCTGGCGTACAGGGACGGTCTTCCCAACGCCCTGGACGGGGTGAGCCTGGTGGTGCGACCCGGGGAGAAGGTGGGCATCGTGGGACGTACGGGCTCCGGCAAGTCCACCCTGTTCCTGGCCCTGTTCCGCATGGTGGAGCTCAAGCAGGGGCAGATCCTCCTGGACGGGCTGGATATCAGCTCGGTGGGCCTGGGTCAGCTCAG GTCCAGGTTGGCCATCATCCCTCAGGACCCCTTCCTGTTCAGCGGGACCATCCGGGAGAATCTGGACCCGTGTGGGCGACACCAAGACTGGCAGCTGCTGGACGTCCTGGACCAGTGTCACCTCAGCGCTGTGGTCGACAGGATGG gtggtCTGGATGCTGAGgttggagagagaggaaaatccTTCTCTGTGGGACAGagacagctgctgtgtctgGCCAGAGCTCTGCTGACCCAGGCCAAG GTCCTGTGTATCGATGAAGCCACAGCCAGCGTGGATCAGAAAACGGATCAACTGCTGCAACAGACCATCAGAGAGAAGTTCCAGGACAAGACCGTCCTCACCATCGCACACAG GATCAACACCATCATGGACTGTGACAGGGTGTTGGTGATGCAGGGTGGGAAGGTGGTGGAGTTTGACACCCCGGCCGCTCTCTGCCAGAGTGACCACTCCATCTTCCAGAGGCTGGTTGGTGGGAGAGGAGagtaa